A single genomic interval of Juglans regia cultivar Chandler chromosome 1, Walnut 2.0, whole genome shotgun sequence harbors:
- the LOC108996217 gene encoding NAC domain-containing protein 2-like gives MTSELQLPPGFRFHPTDEELVNHYLCRKCASLPLAVPIIREIDLYKFDPWQLPDMALYGEKEWYFFSPRDRKYPNGSRPNRAAGTGYWKATGADKPIGKPKPLGIKKALVFYAGKAPKGVKTNWIMHEYRLANVDRSAGKKNNLRLDDWVLCRLYNKRGTVEKNYAMTEQKMANSPEIEEQKPKITASGQYNIAPSSMITGDQLHMDTSESVPRLHTDTSSSEQVVSPDVTSWEKEVQSEAKWEEIQNAFNSFDSFQCYNYMDGFAEDPFASQVQYQMDQISPLQDMFM, from the exons ATGACGAGTGAGCTACAGTTACCACCAGGGTTCAGATTTCACCCCACCGACGAGGAGTTGGTAAATCATTATTTGTGTAGGAAATGCGCGTCGCTGCCTCTTGCTGTTCCTATTATTAGGGAGATTGACCTCTACAAGTTTGATCCATGGCAGCTCCCAG ACATGGCTCTGTACGGTGAAAAGGAGTGGTATTTCTTCTCCCCAAGAGACAGGAAATATCCAAACGGTTCCCGGCCCAACCGAGCGGCCGGAACCGGCTACTGGAAGGCTACCGGAGCCGACAAGCCCATCGGCAAGCCCAAGCCACTGGGAATCAAGAAAGCACTTGTTTTCTATGCTGGCAAAGCTCCCAAAGGAGTCAAAACCAATTGGATCATGCACGAATACCGCCTTGCAAATGTCGATAGGTCTGCCGGCAAGAAAAACAACTTGAGG CTTGATGATTGGGTCTTATGTCGACTTTACAACAAGAGAGGTACGGTAGAGAAAAACTACGCCATGACGGAGCAAAAGATGGCAAACTCGCCAGAAATCGAGGAGCAGAAACCAAAAATTACGGCGTCCGGACAGTACAACATAGCACCGTCATCAATGATCACCGGCGACCAATTACACATGGATACTTCAGAGTCGGTGCCAAGGTTGCATACCGACACGAGCAGCTCAGAGCAAGTGGTGTCGCCCGACGTCACCAGCTGGGAGAAGGAGGTCCAAAGTGAAGCCAAGTGGGAGGAGATACAGAATGCATTCAATTCTTTCGATTCTTTTCAGTGTTATAATTACATGGATGGGTTCGCAGAGGACCCTTTTGCCTCTCAAGTTCAGTACCAAATGGACCAGATCTCACCTCTTCAGGACATGTTCATGTAA
- the LOC108996215 gene encoding aspartic proteinase Asp1-like encodes MLLLQLLQLVLLLSLCELSSSSYVDHQHQQNGRKSVQPITEAISSLLLNRDNKSSIVFPIDGNVYPTGFYNVTLHIGEPSKPYFLDPDTGSDLTWLQCEPCLACTEAPHPPYTHNNDYVVPSEDPLCKSLQPPCDYKCKTPSRCDYEIKYADGLSSRGFLVKDLFSLNFTGGKRPKPLLALGCGYDQTPGPGPYHHHPSDGMLGLGKGKSSILSQLSEQGYVRNVVGHCFKGQGGGYLFFGDDLYNHSRLSWTRMSPKHPEHYSPGDAELIFGGKTTGIKKLRTIFDSGTSYTYLDSHAYGTLTDLVKKEASEKELTVAENDQALPLCWEGPFESLQEASKYFKPIALSFNSTDGKDRIEYEVPPDAYLILSDFKNVCMGVLNGTEEGATFNIIGDISMQGKMVIFDNDNQLIGWHSDKCDPFPKSKAVSI; translated from the exons ATGTTGCTACTGCAGTTGCTGCAGCTGGTGTTGTTGCTGAGTTTATGTGAGTTGTCATCGTCATCCTATGTTGATCATCAGCACCAGCAAAATGGGAGGAAGTCTGTGCAACCAATTACTGAAGCGATTTCCTCACTGCTGCTCAACCGAGATAATAAATCCTCCATTGTGTTCCCCATTGACGGGAACGTGTATCCTACCGG GTTCTACAACGTTACCCTCCACATAGGCGAGCCATCAAAGCCATATTTTCTTGATCCCGATACAGGTAGTGACCTCACATGGCTCCAGTGCGAGCCCTGTTTAGCATGCACCGAG GCTCCTCATCCACCTTACACGCACAATAACGATTACGTGGTACCCTCTGAGGACCCTCTTTGTAAATCCTTGCAACCACCCTGTGACTACAAATGCAAAACCCCATCTCGATGTGACTACGAAATAAAGTATGCAGATGGCCTTTCCTCCCGTGGTTTCCTTGTCAAGGACCTTTTTTCCCTCAACTTCACAGGTGGAAAAAGACCCAAACCTCTTCTAGCCCTTGG CTGTGGTTATGACCAAACTCCTGGACCTGGTCCTTATCATCATCATCCCTCTGACGGAATGCTCGGCCTTGGCAAAGGAAAGTCCAGCATTTTATCGCAGCTTAGTGAGCAGGGTTATGTGCGAAATGTCGTTGGACATTGTTTCAAAGGTCAAGGCGGAGGATATCTCTTCTTTGGGGATGACCTTTATAATCATTCACGTCTGTCTTGGACACGAATGTCACCTAAACATCC CGAACATTACTCACCTGGGGATGCAGAACTGATATTTGGAGGGAAGACTACAGGAATTAAAAAACTACGCACGATTTTTGATAGTGGTACCTCCTACACCTACCTGGATTCTCATGCTTACGGAACTCTGACTGATTTG gtGAAGAAAGAAGCAAGTGAGAAGGAATTAACAGTAGCAGAGAATGACCAGGCTCTCCCACTCTGCTGGGAGGGTCCATTCGAAAGCCTACAAGAGGCGAGCAAATACTTCAAGCCCATAGCATTGAGCTTCAACAGTACTGATGGGAAAGATAGAATTGAGTATGAAGTCCCCCCGGATGCTTATCTCATACTCTCA gaTTTCAAAAATGTTTGCATGGGTGTTCTAAATGGAACAGAAGAAGGGGCGACTTTTAACATCATTGGAG ACATATCGATGCAAGGAAAGATGGTAATCTTTGACAACGATAATCAATTGATTGGGTGGCACTCTGACAAATGTGATCCATTTCCAAAATCTAAAGCCGTTAGCATttga